In Vicia villosa cultivar HV-30 ecotype Madison, WI unplaced genomic scaffold, Vvil1.0 ctg.000009F_1_1_3, whole genome shotgun sequence, the following are encoded in one genomic region:
- the LOC131621524 gene encoding rhodanese-like domain-containing protein 9, chloroplastic, translating to MAGTAFYTSCNLGKCCLVLKTHNTRTLAGKKLAQCQMRRNFTIKAEVEFVTADKAKELVAVKGFNVLDVRDKTQFERAHLKTCYHVPLFVENTDNDPGTFLLRTVHNNFSGLFFGIPFTRPNPDFVKSVKSQISPETKLLVVCQEGLRSAAVANKLEEAGYQNIACISSGLQTVKPGTFESVGSTELQNAGKAGLVQIQGKISAVLGTVLICAYLFITFFPDQAEKLIQLVPGG from the exons ATGGCAGGAACTGCTTTCTACACCTCCTG CAATTTAGGGAAATGTTGTTTGGTATTAAAAACTCACAATACAAGAACCCTAGCAGGGAAAAAACTAGCTCAATGTCAAATGAGAAGAAACTTTACAATAAAAGCAGAAGTGGAATTTGTAACAGCTGATAAAGCTAAGGAGCTTGTAGCAGTAAAGGGGTTTAATGTTCTTGATGTTAGGGACAAAACACAGTTTGAGAGAGCTCATCTTAAAACATGTTATCATGTCCCTCTTTTTGTTGAAAATACAGACAATGATCCTG GTACATTCTTGTTAAGGACTGTCCATAATAATTTTTCTGGGTTGTTCTTTGGGATTCCATTCACTAGACCAAATCCTGATTTTGTAAAATCTGTGAAAAGTCAGATATCGCCTGAAACTAAACTATTGGTTGTATGTCAAGAAGGATTGAG GTCTGCTGCAGTAGCAAATAAGTTAGAGGAAGCTGGTTACCAAAATATAGCATGCATATCATCTGGACTTCAAACTGTGAAACCAG GGACATTTGAATCGGTTGGTTCGACCGAGTTGCAGAATGCTGGCAAAGCTGGTTTGGTGCAAATCCAAGGAAAAATTTCAGCTGTGTTGGGAACTGTTCTTATTT GTGCATATTTATTCATCACCTTCTTTCCTGATCAAGCAGAGAAGCTGATCCAACTGGTTCCTGGAGGCTAA
- the LOC131621566 gene encoding uncharacterized protein LOC131621566, whose amino-acid sequence MTEPPTDSCTPPLGPTPPTVIHPRRVPFEHGLLPIPRLIFSDPTQTLISLKQKLLELSSNNNRVDSAAISESLQISVELARLVVETLVSILPAESESDSVDVHDLVLFLYIQSYKRLLPRTHKDSAAVADVWPSTSAFDGYLSALTPLQLVRSNSKRFTPSQGDEEAHQLSYLQKHLANIVSLLAEPVEGESEESLVLTMERFEHLGFLFHYGDKGLEGNSLSQSSPFFANSDPNMPAVPAPASQVHDWLLQNIASALERIAERTSSKENGPASASDPDVAMTDASTASVKVSISARGASFIEGISKSSYAKHASDIKGSSVKVLNCHESAIYILAPLRYATIYGCSDATIVIGAVGKAVRVEHCERVHVIVAAKRICIANCRECVFFLGVNQQPLIVGDNHKLQVAPYNTFYSQLEEHMNEVGVLPTVNRWDEPIALGMVDPHDSLSHPAGVSDVQAESASRVDPDQFTNFVIPNWLGESIGSTKDNPFTLPEAYMASQERNLNNLREIRQLLRDASLEESRKRELSSALHVYFKDWLYASGNIRQLYYLQGD is encoded by the exons ATGACGGAACCGCCAACCGATTCATGCACTCCTCCATTGGGTCCCACACCCCCCACGGTGATTCATCCACGACGCGTGCCGTTCGAACACGGTCTATTGCCTATCCCGCGGCTCATCTTTTCCGACCCCACACAAACCCTAATCTCGTTGAAACAGAAGCTTCTAGAATTATCCTCTAACAATAACCGAGTTGACTCGGCCGCGATTTCTGAGTCGTTGCAGATCTCCGTCGAACTAGCTAGGCTTGTTGTTGAGACTCTCGTTTCGATTCTCCCTGCCGAATCCGAATCTGATAGCGTCGATGTTCATGATCTCGTTTtgtttctatacattcaatcctACAAGAGGCTCCTCCCGCGGACGCATAAGGATTCCGCCGCTGTAGCGGATGTTTGGCCTTCCACTTCCGCTTTTGATGGATACTTGTCCGCTCTCACGCCGCTTCAG CTTGTGCGGAGCAACAGTAAGCGGTTTACGCCGTCGCAGGGTGACGAAGAAGCGCATCAGCTGTCTTATCTGCAAAAGCATTTGGCTAATATTGTGTCTCTACTAGCAGAGCCTGTGGAGGGGGAAAGTGAAGAATCtctg GTTTTAACCATGGAAAGATTTGAGCACCTtggttttctatttcattatggtGATAAAGGACTTGAAGGGAATTCATTGAGTCAATCTTCTCCTTTTTTCGCAAACTCGGATCCTAACATGCCTGCTGTTCCCGCTCCCGCTTCCCAAGTTCATGATTGGCTTCTGCAAAATATAGCTTCTGCTTTGGAACGTATTGCTGAACGGACTTCTTCAAAAGAAAATGGTCCAGCTAGTGCCTCTGATCCGGATGTTGCTATGACTGATGCATCTACTGCCTCAGTTAAGGTCTCAATAAGTGCTAGGGGAGCAAGTTTCATCGAAGGGATTTCTAAATCATCATATGCAAAGCATGCATCTGACATTAAAGGGTCCTCTGTTAAG GTTCTAAATTGCCATGAATCTGCCATTTACATCTTAGCTCCTTTGAGATACGCCACCATCTATGGATGTTCAGATGCGACAATAGTTATTGGAGCAGTTGGAAAG GCTGTGAGAGTAGAACACTGTGAACGagttcatgtgattgttgcagcAAAACGAATTTGTATTGCTAACTGCCGTGAATGTGTTTTCTTTTTGGGAGTGAACCAGCAACCCCTTATTGTCGGTGATAACCATAAGTTGCAG GTTGCTCCCTATAATACCTTTTACTCCCAGTTGGAGGAACATATGAATGAAGTTGGAGTTCTTCCCACAGTGAATCGTTGGGATGAACCTATAGCATTGGGCATGGTTGATCCCCATGATTCACTATCTCATCCAGCAGGTGTCTCTGATGTTCAAGCTGAGTCTGCTTCTAGGGTGGATCCTGACCAGTTCACTAATTTTGTG ATTCCAAACTGGCTTGGAGAGTCCATTGGCTCTACGAAAGACAATCCGTTCACACTACCCGAGGCATATATGGCATCTCAAGAAAGAAAT TTAAACAATTTAAGGGAGATAAGGCAACTGTTACGAGATGCATCTTTAGAAGAAAGTCGTAAACGGGAACTGTCATCAGCACTTCATGTGTATTTCAAGGACTGGCTATATG CCTCTGGGAATATTCGTCAGCTTTACTATTTACAAGGAGATTGA
- the LOC131621525 gene encoding probable pectinesterase 8 — translation MSFKSNNFLSLLVPIAAIFASLYLINPNPQFFTTLSPSSIYFGRDHHHHHHRPHRKHPDTENNDSVCDDFPPGIPPPNTNTTSYLCVDRKGCCNFTTVQQAVNAVPDFSFKRTIIWINSGFYYEKVMVPKTKPNITFQGQSYTSTAIAWNDTAKSANGTFYSGSVQVFASNFIAKNISFMNLAPIPAPGADGAQAVAMRISGDQAEFRGCGFFGAQDTLHDDKGRHYFKDCYIQGSIDFIFGNARSLYENCQLVSIANPVPPGQKNINGAVTAHGRVSGDENTGYVFVNSTIGGNGRIWLGRAWRPYSRVIFAFTVMSDIIAPEGWNDFNDPTRDQTIFYGEYNCSGPGAILNTRAPYVQRLNDTQAFPFLNTSFIDGDLWLET, via the exons ATGAGTTTCAAAAGCAATAATTTCCTATCTCTTTTGGTTCCTATTGCTGCAATTTTTGCATCTTTGTATCTCATCAATCCAAATCCACAGTTTTTCACAACTTTGTCACCATCATCTATTTACTTTGGAAGAgaccatcatcaccatcatcataggCCACACAGAAAACACCCTGACACTGAGAATAATGATTCCGTTTGTGATGATTTTCCACCAGGAATTCCACCTCCAAACACCAATACGACTTCTTATCTTTGCGTCGATCGGAAAGGGTGTTGTAATTTCACAACTGTACAACAAGCTGTTAATGCTGTTCCTGATTTCAGCTTCAAAAGAACTATAATATGGATAAACAGTGGCTTCTACTA TGAGAAAGTCATGGTTCCGAAAACAAAaccaaacattacatttcaaggACAAAGCTACACTTCAACTGCAATTGCATGGAATGATACAGCAAAATCTGCTAATGGCACATTTTATAGTGGTTCCGTACAAGTTTTTGCATCTAACTTCATTGCTAAGAACATAAGCTTCATG AATttagcaccaataccagctcctgGGGCTGATGGAGCACAGGCAGTAGCCATGAGGATATCAGGAGACCAAGCTGAATTCAGAGGCTGTGGATTCTTTGGAGCTCAAGACACCCTTCACGACGATAAGGGTCGTCATTACTTCAAAGACTGCTATATACAAGGATCCATTGATTTCATCTTTGGCAATGCAAGGTCACTCTATGAG AATTGTCAACTAGTTTCTATAGCAAATCCAGTACCTCCAGGACAAAAGAACATAAACGGAGCAGTTACTGCTCATGGTAGAGTTTCAGGAGATGAAAACACAGGATATGTATTTGTGAACAGTACAATAGGAGGAAATGGTAGAATATGGTTAGGTAGGGCATGGAGACCATATTCTCGTGTCATTTTTGCATTCACAGTTATGTCTGATATCATTGCACCTGAAGGTTGGAATGACTTCAATGACCCTACAAGAGACCA GACTATATTTTATGGAGAGTACAATTGCTCTGGGCCAGGAGCTATTTTGAATACCAGGGCCCCTTATGTACAGAGATTGAATGATACACAAGCTTTTCCATTCCTTAATACAAGTTTTATTGATGGTGATCTATGGTTGGAAACTTAG